Part of the Salvelinus namaycush isolate Seneca chromosome 25, SaNama_1.0, whole genome shotgun sequence genome is shown below.
AACTCTACAACAAATACATTCAGGGCAACGCTGAGAGACTTAGTATCAGCAGTGATGACACCAACTCTGAGGGTAAGAGGGGCTGCGGGTAGACTAAGCGAAATTAGAGCTGGGGATGTAATTCCAACAAATATGCATTACACATATCAACACTGCAAGTGTGAAATCAACTCTAAAAGTGTTCGTTGTAATACTCATAAACAAATGTCCCGTACCACACAGAGTTAATGTTTTACTTTAGAAAGTGTTAGGGTTTTGACACTTTTAAAGAGtttctgtaactctgtaaaaagTTGAAAATTAACACTGGCCAATACTGTTATACAAAAACAACTGTCTCTGAGTAATTTTTTTAAGTAATAGAGTTGATTACCTTttaacaaatcaaatgttatttgtcacatgcttcgtagacaacagctgtaggctaacagtgaaatgcttacgtacgggtccttttccaacaatgcagagttagaGAAAATATACAAACTAAAATAAATAAAGACCAGTTTCTTTGTGTCTGCAGAGAGTAAACTTAAAAAGTTATGTGAGactgcaaaaatggaagaggcaagtggaagggggaaaaagtaaggaacctGCTTATTGGCCCTGGTTTTAAAGCCcgaaattggttaaagaaaattgtgataaataaaaaagtataccaggttaatttaaggaccaaaaaattgacagctgtaccatatagattgcaaaacagttgggaagagatttttcaATGTACCgattgaaaagtcatagtcagtCGTTTAAtcatataataatacttttaataaaaataattatctgtaatttacaatctgtagaaactatgagaatagaaaggttcagaactttcacagcacagttgaaaaatatatggcaaatagaaataaACATGGATGTTGTTGGGGGATGGGAGGGGCTGAGTTGAGCTGAAGCGTGGGATTAAATACAACAAGATAACTCATGTAAAATAcgctgtgtccgtaaaatgtatataggtaggattaggtgaaataataaaggaaaatatgaagaaacaaaagatcaaatcaaatcgtatttgtcacatacacgtgtttagcagatgttattgcaggtgtagtgaaatgcttgtgtttctagctctaacagtgcagtaatatctaacaattttacaacaatacacacaaatctaaaggaatggaattaagaatatataaatattgggCAAGcagtcagagcagcatagactaagatacagttgaataggatagaatacagtatatacatatgagatgaggaatgcaagatatgtaaacattattaaagtgactagtgttccattattaaagtggccagtgatttcaagtctatgtatatagggcagcagcctcgaatgtgcagtctgatggccttgagatagaagctgcttttcagtctctcggtcccagctttgatgtacctgtactgacctcgccttctggatgatagcagggtgaacaggcagcggctctggtggttgttgtccttgatgatcttttcgggtgctgtaggtgtcctggagggcaggtagattgcacccggtgatgcgttgggcagaccacaccaccctctggagagccctgcggttctGGGcgctgcagttgtcgtaccaggcagtgatacagcccgtcaggatgctctcaattgtgcatctgtaaaagcttgtgagggttttaggtgccaagtcaAAATGTGccatcttcaccacactgtctgtgtgggtggaatatttcagtttgtcagtgatgtgtacgccgaggaaatTGACgtgcgtgtatatatatatgtgtatgtgtgtatatatttacaaaaaaattgatgagagaattggaaattatgcagacaattacattgatggaatctACAATCTATCTACAATATTAAACCTGatttacccccccaaaaagaAAAAGATATTCAGGCTCTTTTGGAGACCAGTTGATGGAGgccaatgttttttttgtttaccCCCATGTTGCAGATGACGAATGTCCCTTACAAACTCCAGCAAGTCAATCAGAGCTCTCCAGGCCCTCCCTCAAGAGTGTCATCAAACTGGAGAAAAGGACTGATCCCGCCTACAGTGACGACTACATCTCTCCACCGCCCAAGTACAAGAGCAGCTTGCTGAAACGGTACCTTAACGACACCCTACGACACGTAATGGCGACAACTGATGACGTCACAAAGTCCCGCCGCAGGAACCACTCAGGGTCGTTCAGCTCCAACGAGTGTGACGATGACCTTGTCTCGCCCTCTTCCTCCGAGGCAGAGACGCGCTTTGTCTACCCTATGTGTAAGAGATCAAACATTCCTCATTATATTGTGACACTTTACTTGAAACTCTGACCATAAAGTCTACAAAATACTGCCATAAGCACGACCTAAGACATGGCATATGCAGACATACCAGCtaatgtacagtggcaagaaaaagcatgtgaaccctttggaaatacctggatttctgcataaattggtcataaaatttgaggGCAGGGCAACTCTAACCagcatctccaatctcgtctcattgattggactccaggttagctgactcctgactccaattagcttttggagaagtcattagcataggggttcacatactttttccaacctacactgttaATGTTTAAATTACGTATTcagtatagacaagaaaaatacaatcatttgtatgttattagtttaagcacactgtgtttgtctattgttgtgacttagattaagatcagatcaaattgtatgaccaatttatgcagaaatccaggtaattccaaagggttcacatatatTTTCTTGCCACTGGTATGTTTATATCGACTGGACACGGTCGTGAGTTCACTTGCTTGGCATAACGCTAACCAACTAGTTTATTTCTagtcaaagtttattggttgGGTGCACAGATTTGCAGAGCGAAAATGCTTGTCGGGTTAGCGTTTGCCAATTTAGGTTGGCCAAACTTCTGTTCCTTGAGTTGGTCTTATCTGTCAATGTCGAAAGCTTTAACACGACACAAATAGGCACCTGTTTTAACACCTGTTTGCCCTTCAGGACCTGAAGTTAAGAGAACTGCCCTTAATCAGGTTGACCTGAAGTTATGAGAACTGTCCTTAATCAGGTTGACCTGAAGTTATGAGAACTGCCCTTAATCAGGTTGACCTGAAGTTATGAGAACTGCCCTTAATCAGGTTGACCTGAAGTTAAGAGAACTGTCCTTAATCAGGTTGACCTGAAGTTATGAGAACTGCCCTTAATCAGGTTGACCTGAAGTTATGAGAACTGCCCTTAATCAGGTTGACCTGAAGTTATGAGAACTGTCCTTAATCAGGTTGACCTGAAGTTATGAGAACTGCCCTTAATCAGGTTGACCTGAAGTTATGAGAACTGCCCTTAATCAGGTTGACCTGAAGTTATGAGAACTGTCCTTAATCAGGTTGACCTGAAGTTATGAGAACTGTCCTTAATCAGGTTGACCTGAAGTTATGAGAACTGTCCTTAATCAGGTTGACCTGAAGTTATGAGAACTGCCTTTAATCAGGTTGACCTGAAGTTATGAGAACTGTCCTTAATCAGGTTGACCTGAAGTTATGAGAACTGCCCTTAATCAGGTTGACCTGAAGTTATGAGAACTGCCTTTAATCAGGTTGACCTGAAGTTAAGAGAACTGCCTTTAATCAGGTTGACCTGAAGTTAAGAGAACTGTCCTTAATCAGGTTGACCTGAAGTTATGAGAACTGCCCTTAATCAGGTTGACCTGAAGTTATGAGAACTGTCCTTAATCAGGTTGACCTGAAGTTATGAGAACTGTCCTTAATCAGGTTGACCTGAAGTTATGAGAACTGTCCTTAATCAGGTTGACCTGAAGTTATGAGCACTGCCCTTAATCAGGTTGACCTGAAGTTAAGAGAACTGTCCTTAATCAGGTTGACCTGAAGTTAAGAGAACTGCCCTTAATCAGGTTGACCTGAAGTTATGAGAACTGTCCTTAATCAGGTTGACCTGAAGTTATGAGAACTGTCCTTAATCAGGTTGACCTGAAGTTAAGAGAACTGTCCTTAATCAGGTTGACCTGAAGTTAAGAGAACTGTCCTTAATCAGGTTGACCTGAAGTTATGAGAACTGCCCTTAATCAGGTTGACCTGAAGTTATGAGAACTGTCCTTAATCAGGTTGACCTGAAGTTATGAGAACTGTCCTTAATCAGGTTGACCTGAAGTTATGAGAACTGTCCTTAATCAGGTTGACCTGAAGTTAAGAGAACTGCCTTTAATCAGGTTGACCTGAAGTTATGAGAACTGCCCTTAATCAGGTTGACCTGAAGTTATGAGAACTGTCCTTAATCAGGTTGACCTGAAGTTATGAGAACTGCCCTTAATCAGGTTGACCTGAAGTTATGAGAACTGCCCTTAATCAGGTTGACCTGAAGTTATGAGAACTGCCCTTAATCAGGTTGACCTGAAGTTATGAGAACTGTCCTTAATCAGGTTGACCTGAAGTTATGAGAACTGCCCTTAATCAGGTTGACCTGAAGTTAAGAGAACTGTCCTTAATCAGGTTGACCTGAAGTTAAGAGAACTGTCCTTAATCAGGTTGACCTGAAGTTATGAGAACTGCCCTTAATCAGGTTGACCTGAAGTTATGAGAACTGCCCTTAATCAGGTTGACCTGAAGTTATGAGAACTGTCCTTAATCAGGTTGACCTGAAGTTATGAGAACTGTCCTTAATCAGGTTGACCTGAAGTTATGAGAACTGCCCTTAATCAGGTTGACCTGAAGTTAAGAGAACTGCCTTTAATCAGGTTGACCTGAAGTTATGAGAACTGTCCTTAATCAGGTTGACCTGAAGTTATGAGAACTGCCCTTAATCAGGTTGACCTGAAGTTAAGAGAACTGCCTTTAATCAGGTTGACCTGAAGTTAAGAGAACTGTCCTTAATCAGGTTGACCTGAAGTTATGAGAACTGCCCTTAATCAGGTTGACCTGAAGTTATGAGAACTGTCCTTAATCAGGTTGACAACTCTAAACTCCACAAAAGGTCCTGTAGCCAAAGCAACAGCTAATAGGAACTTATGCTGACATTTAAATCCCTTACTTAAAAAATCCCGGACTTGTTTTGCAAAAGACAGAGTAGTAGACTATTTTGTCAGTGAATTCCATTATCCATATTCTAGAATGCGTAGTTTCCTTGCCATGGTGGAAATGTCAAGTCTCACGGTCAATTACAGAATGTCTGAGATTTTATTGTCCCCAAGGTGAGACGTGAGGACCTTTGCATAAGTTTCTGGTACAGATGCCGTTTCAGAGGTCCCTGTCACTAAATCACCACAGACTTCTCCATGGAAGTTGGAACCACTGTATTCACACTCAGAGTTGACAGTATAGTTTCTAATTGCTTATCTCAGAATTGTCACTTTAAATTGTTCAATAAAAACATAACAGTttatatctgtcacgccctgaccttagagagactttttatttctctatttggttaggtctgggtgtgatttgggtgggaaatctatgtgttctatttctatgttggccgggtatggttcccaatcagaggcagctgtctatcgttgtctctgattggggatcatacttgggcagcctgtttttcccaccttagtttgtgggatcttgtttttgcatagttgctgtctagccctgcagaacgttacgttcggttttgtattttgttgttttgtcggaGTTCagtattaaaaatcatgaacactttccacgctgcgctttggtctcatttatctaacgacggacgtaacaatATCACAGGAAGTTTTTACTTAATTAAGTCACAAAATACTTTAGTTTTAGGTTAGGCTTCCAACAGAAAATATAAAATACAGATAACAAGAAAGATTTCAGATGTCACAGGCACACTGTAACTGTTTGTGTCCCTGGAGTATTTAGGGGCTGCTTGGCGTGGGAGTGGAACGAGTAAACTAGTCAATATGCCTATGCTAATTAGTGCTGTTTCTGGGTTGTCCAATATGACATCAGGTCATCAAACACGCTTTATTTGCActacaaaatagtcaaaataaaggaaaatcctggaatgagtaggtgtgtccaaacttttgactggtactgtaaatacaaTATTGTCGgcgtctcaacttactgttgaggtgttagaataatagaatacataaggtgcaatttagaaatgtggttgtgcatcagcagtcactcaattagcccatgtcagcaaaaacATTTTAGATGAGCAagttatctaaacttgtagtaaacatggtcgaattaccgaccagggtggggcccattgatcgtcagttatcatattaaaaactgcaaacagtTGCGTCCActctatggcaaaatgtgtagagttgtaggaaattagctgtaaaactgcaaatcTTTCTCTCTGccacatggcaaaatgagtagaattgcagcaaactttcTTTAAAAGATAAACATTTTCTCTACGCTCCATGTCAAAATAGGCAGAATTGCAGGAAAGTAACTTTTGTTCAAAAAGTTCTAAATCTTGGTGGCTTGGTTTCCATCTGTCTCTCAATCAGCCACTGATTTAGATTTTTAGAACCAGGTGATTTTTCTATCTCCAGTGCCAATCACTGTCTGACTAACTTTTGAGGGGATGTGAAAACTAGCAGCTCCTGCATCCCCTTGAAGCCCAGGATTGTGCAAAACGACTTTACGAGTTCATGAACTAAGTGGACTTCCATGATCAGAAGTGACATTTTATTTTCAGTCAGCCAAggtattttgtatttgttgtaGTCAGTTTCCCAGATCAGAATTGGTCTGTGAGACGCTAACATGCTTTTTACAggtctttttttttaaacacacaatTTCAGGAAAACAAATCAAGAATTATTGTAAAATATAAAGGACGCAGAGACAAACAAAGCACAGTTCAATTTGCCCATAatgatttacagttgaagtcggaagttaacatacaccttagccaaatacatttaaactcagtttttcacaattcctgacatttaatcccagtaaaaattccctggcttaggtcagttaggatcaccactttattttaagaatgttaaatgtcagaataatagtagagagaatgatttatttcagcttttatttatttcatcacataccgagtgggtcagaagtttatatacactcaattagtatttggtagcattgcctttaaattgtttaacttcggtcaaacgtttcgggtagcattccacaagcttcccacaataagttgggggaattttggcccattcctcctgacagagccggtgtaactgagtcaggtttgtaggccttcttgctcgcacatgccttttcagttctgcccacaaattttctataggattgagggctttgtgatggccactccaataccttgacttttgttgtccttaagccattttgccaccattttggaagtatgcttggggtcattgtccatttggaagacccgtttgcgaccaagctttaacttcctgactgatgtcttgagatgttgcttcaatatatccacataattttccaccctcatgatgcaatctattttgtgaagtgcaccagtcccaactgcagcaaagcaccaaagcacccccacaacatgatgctgccactgttgggatggtgttcttcggcttgcaagcctccccctttttcctccaaacattacaatggtcattttggccaaacagttctatttatgtttcatcagaccagagggcatttctccaaaaagtacgatctttgtccccatgtgcagttacaaaccgtagtctggcttttttatggcggttttggagcagtggcttcttccttgctgagcggcctttcaggttatgtcgatataggactcgttttactgtagatatagatacttttgtacctgtttcctccagcatcttcacaaggtcctttgctgttgttctgggattgatttgcactttttgcaccgaagtacgttcatctctaggagacagaacacgtctccttcctgaacggtatgatggctgcgtggtcccatggtgtttatacttgcgtactattgtttgtacagatgaacgtggtaccttcaggcatttggaaattgctcccaaggatgaaccagacttgtggaggtccacaatttttttctgaggtcttggctgatttcttttgattttcccttgatgtcaagaaaagaggcactgagttttaaggtaggacttgaaatacatccacaggtacacctccaattgactcaaattatgtcaattagcctatcagaagcttctaaagccatgacatcattttctggaattttccaagctgtttaaaggcacagtcaacttagtgtatgtaaacttctgacccactggaattgtgatacagtgaattataagtgaaataatctgtctgtaaacaattgttggataaattacttgtgtcatgcacaaagtagatgtcctaaccgacttgccaaaactatagtttgttaacaagacatttgtggagtggttgaaaaactagttttaatgactccaacctatgtgtatgtaaatttccgacttcaactgtacatgtacattTTGATTTAGTGCTGAGTTTTCCAGAATAATTACTATTTTCCTTGGTAAAATGAAAATGTCAGAACCACCAAAAAAGATTAGAGACATTCAGTAGCAAAATGTCATCAAGAGGCCAAACGATTTATTGTCTAGCTGTAGTTGCTCTTGGCCCGGACCTTGCTATAGAAATCGGAGTCTGAGATGTTTCAGGCAGTGAATTTTGAAAGCGGCATTTTGTGTGTTCGCAATTGGCCTCTAATTTTCTTGCTCATAGCTCACTGAAGAAACATAGCTCTTGACCCGCCTGACTCGACTCAACATAACAGAGAGCCCGTTCTGCTGTGTTCACATGAAAAATGTGTGGGCAAACATGCAAATTACACACTATTTCGTACGCATTTATAAACtaaatcatcaaaatgtatgaTAACACCCAAACAGTACACAAAGTGTGTTTGGTAGATTGGAAATCCAACATTTGAGCTCATATTTTCCATAAGATTTAAGTTTCAACCTGGGACGTATTCATTACaccaattctgttgcaaaacggaAACAAATGGAACGGGGAGTGATCTatgtacctgaatttgtccaatagaaactcttgttttgctctgtttgcttccgtttggttcttaaACTGTAATCTTAAAGTTTTGTAATGAATACACCGCTGGCAACGACACCGTTCTATGTGTTCAACGACACCGTTCTATCTGTTCAACGACACCGTTCCAAAAGCACTTAAAATCCAAAGAACCCAAGGTGAGATAGCCATCAATATACTGACTTAAAGTGATTCAATCAGTTTTGGGCATGACAGGAACCAAACACACCCAGAAGGAGATATACTGCCACTAAAGAGCCTAGAGGGAGTATTACAGTACATGTCACTTATTCACACAATACTCTAATGCACATTTCTATGATCTTGGATGTACTGCAGCTCAAACATAAAGGCAGAGGAAGGAATAAAAAAAACAGCCAAATAACAGTCAAACGAACTCTGGAGACCTGGAAACAGAGCGTCTGTGTTCATCACACCGCACAGATATCGTATTTTTCCGTCTCAAAGGCACAGGAGAAACATAATTGCATTTGTTTTGGCCGGAGTGCCTAAGAGCAGCTAGACTAGAGTACTTCAGTGAGTTAAGGCCCTCTGGGGCAGTTaaagtgcacaaacacacacacatgcaaatactgtaaagcaaacacacacacacacacacacacacacacacacacacacacacacacacacacacacacacacacacacatacacacacacacacacacacatgcaaatactgtaaagcaaacacacacacacacacacacacacacacacacacacacacacacacacacacacacacacacacacacacacacacacacacacacacacacacacacatgcaaatactgtaaagcaaacacacacacacacacacacacacacacacacacacacacacacacacacacacacacacacacacacacacacatgcaaataaTGTaatgcacacacaagcacacacacgcacgcacacacgcaaatACTCTAATgcatacaaaaaacacacacacgtaaataTTGGAAAACATAACGTAAACAGTCACACAGATATGAAAATACATATATGTGAAGTACAGGTTATGGAAAAGTCCCATCTCCAGTTTCCATACTTTTCTGCACAATAcatttaattttgtatttttttgtctcTCTATGTTTTTCAGACATGATGGACTATGCATCAACTACATGTGACAggtatgtttgtttgtttatggaaCCCTTCTACTTCTGCATGTCTTTAAAGTGAGTAAAAGACTTCTAGCTGCacaagaatcaaatcaaattcaaatcaaatgtatttatatagcccttcttacatcagctgatatctcaaagtgctgtacagaaacccagcctaaaaccccaaacagcaagcaatgcggggttagaagcacggtggctagtaaacactccctagaaaggccaaaacctaggaagaaacctagagaggaaccaggctatgaggggtggccagtcctcttctggctgtgccgggtggagattataacagaacattgccaagatgttcaaatgttcataaatgaccagcatggtcaaataataataatcacagtagttgtcgagggtgcagcaagtcagcacctcaggagtaaatatcagttggcttttcatagccgatcattaagagtatctctaccgctcctgctgtctctagagagttgaaaacagcaggtctgggacaggtagcacatccggtgaacaggtcagggttccatagccgcaggcagaacagttgaaactggagcagcagcacggccaggtggactggggacagcaaggagtcatcatgccaggtagtcctgaggcatggtcctagggctcaggtcctccgagagagagaaagaaagagagaaagagagaattagagagagcatacttaaattcacacaggacaccggataaaacaggagaagtactccagatataacaaactgatcctagccccccgacacataaactactgcagcataaatactggaggctgagacaggaggggtcaggagacactgtggccccatccgatgatacccccggacagggccaaacaggcaggatataaccccacccactttgccaaagcacagcccccacaccactagagggatatcttcaaccaccaacttaccatcctgagacaaggccgagtatagcccacaaagatctccgccacggcacaacccaagggggggcggaCATATTCACTTTTCATATCATTCATTAACATGTAATAATGTGGCTTTCTCTTCTGGCACACACACATTGGGAGGAGCAAAAAATGGCAGTCTAGGCAGATGCATTTCTGTTGTCTGTAGGTTGAAAGTCTCCCTGTTGTGTATGACGATTTCATTTTGGGGACTGTACCATACAGTCTTTAAATCTCCGCCTGGGCTCTCCTTTATGTCGTTTGCAGTGATGGGAAGAGTGAAAGAGGCCAGCGGAGGGAGGTGACAGAGTGGAGGGAGATCCACGCTGCCATGGCTCTGTCTAACTTGGCCCAGGGACAGAGCTGCGCCACAGGGCCCACCACCACCAGCTGCGCCACAGGGCCCACCACCACCAGCTGCGCCACAGGGCCCTCCACCACCAGCTGCGCCACAGGGCCCACCACCAGTTGCATCATCCAGAAGTCTTCCCACATCTCCGAGATAAAGACTGTCAACGTGGTCTAGACACTGATCACTCAATGTCTAGACACTATTTCCCTCTaggtgcagatctaggatcagcttcccctcctccAATCCTATCCTTAATAATTAGCGGGGAAAATGCAAAACTGAACCAAGATCAGCGTCTAGAGGTAACTTCAACCTACACCGTCTGGACCAGGGCCAAACTGGTCACTTGAATCAATTTGAATTACAAAAGGCAACCTGTAATTTATAGTATACGTTTTTACAACCTACAATGTTAAATTGtggtacaattttttttaaatgcgaTTTTCAAGACTTCAACACAAGTGTAGAGGGAATGCAGTAAAAAACAGTGTTGACCAACTTTGCAAAGTTACATACTCTGTCAAAGTATTTTAACATTTTTGATTTTGATGTGAGAGAAATCTGAAAGGACAAATTGCTTCCttgatgtaaatgtaaatattttttatttaacctttattttacttggcatgtcagttaagaacaatgacggcctaccaggaaacagtgggtaaactgccttgttcaagggtcGAATGACAGATTTCTTTTACCTTTTCAACTCGGAGAtccaatctagcaaccttttggttcctGGCCCAAAcgttttaaccactaggctacctgacgccccaAATATTAGATAAATAGCGTCGTAGCAGTATTGTAAAATAATGTGGCATCGAAGTCATGATAGAATATAGCAGCACATTTCagagcaaaaatagaactgaGGATTTTACAATACTAAAGACCAGTTTTCATCAGTTTTCACCATGAGGTGAACCCCCCCTTTGGTAATCTCACCTCATGATCTGGGTATGGAGtaaaggcgtccgcatgcttcccagacTAAACATTTCGAAAGAGTTTATGCATATATTATACgccattttgtgacgtttttgtttgtGTTGGCCTCCAGTAAGGGTTTTTTCAGATTTTCGGGCACATTTTTTATTATAGAGGCCAACCGAAGTTTGGGACCCAAAGTTTTCACACCTTCTTCCATGATTGGTCAACTGTAGGGATTCTttaataaagtctttgttgtcattcaacgagagagaCGACTTGTTTTCATTGAGAAATAccgcaccaaacatcttagtaaTTGCGTGACTACGATCTCCACGGCAAAAACGGCAAAAtcaatgacagatttcttgagttactgtatcttagattcattctgacTCTTTTTAGGAAGTGTATATTGGCTACAGCTTCTCAAAATGGCCAAACAGTACTATTGTCGCCTTTTTCTaatttttcaagcgaaggtcttaaGTGAGTTTACGAGCACACTTGTTTGGTCAGCCTAACCGACTTTGGCTAGCCGCCAGTCGAACTGAAACATGTCCAAGTAACCACATTACTTTAAATATGCTTAAACGTGGAGCAGAGACAATGTTGTGCCATCCTGATTCTTGCTTCTTTGGAATGCTGCTGGCTTCTTCTTCCAAGACGGACAGTTCCACCTACCAGATAacctacagttccttcagaaagtattcatacccattgacttattctacattttgttgtgttacagcctgaattcaaaacggattaaatatttttttctctctcacccatctacacacaataccccataatgacaaagataaAATAATTGTTTTGAAATGTCTACAAATGAAACacagaaatctaatttacataagtattcacaccctttgctatgacacttcaaattgagctcaggtgcatccaatttcctttgatcatccttgagatctcATTACAACTTGGGAGTCTACCTGTGGCCAATTTAACTGGttagacatgatttagaaagaaacacacctgtatatataaggtctcacagttgacagtgcatgtcaaagcagaAACTATatcatgaagtccaaggaactgtccataAATCTCcaagatagaat
Proteins encoded:
- the LOC120019941 gene encoding homeobox protein Mohawk-like, yielding MNKIVVKRSNQYKILEEHRSEEERCSVDCLVTDEQHTDLLCQDAIEDDAVVDRSYGSSLGGVKVRYKRQALQDMARPLKQWLYQHRDNPYPTKTEKALLALGSQMTLVQVSNWFANARRRLKNTVRQPDLSWALRIKLYNKYIQGNAERLSISSDDTNSEDDECPLQTPASQSELSRPSLKSVIKLEKRTDPAYSDDYISPPPKYKSSLLKRYLNDTLRHVMATTDDVTKSRRRNHSGSFSSNECDDDLVSPSSSEAETRFVYPMCTLQNSQNKGKSWNDERGQRREVTEWREIHAAMALSNLAQGQSCATGTTSCIIQKSSHISEIKTVNVV